A stretch of [Clostridium] scindens DNA encodes these proteins:
- a CDS encoding phosphatase PAP2 family protein, with translation MVDKRRKKQQFLPLYAVFPLLSCVAVNSLVYFGTEALTGNWKHYDLTLPIDRAIPLVPGFTVIYLGCYIFWIINYILIARQGEEHCFRFVTADMLSRIVSGIIFILLPTTNVRPVLAGDDIFVKLLGMIYSIDEPTRLFPSIHCLVSWFCYIGIRGRANIPKAYRGFSCIFALLVCVSTQLTKQHYIIDAFGGIAIAELTYWLAFHTQAYRGPKRVFDWLYRGIFDRQGKISRKEGEA, from the coding sequence ATGGTTGACAAGAGAAGGAAGAAGCAGCAGTTCCTGCCCCTATACGCGGTTTTTCCGCTGCTATCCTGCGTGGCGGTGAACAGCCTGGTTTATTTCGGAACAGAAGCCTTGACAGGAAACTGGAAGCACTATGACCTGACGCTTCCAATAGATAGGGCAATTCCGCTGGTGCCAGGGTTTACTGTCATTTATCTGGGCTGTTATATATTCTGGATTATAAATTATATATTGATCGCAAGGCAGGGAGAAGAACACTGCTTCCGGTTCGTGACGGCAGATATGCTATCGCGGATTGTCAGCGGCATCATATTCATCCTGCTGCCGACTACGAATGTGCGTCCGGTATTGGCGGGAGACGATATTTTTGTGAAGCTTCTTGGAATGATATACAGTATCGATGAGCCGACAAGACTATTTCCGTCCATCCATTGCCTGGTGAGCTGGTTCTGCTATATCGGAATCCGGGGACGGGCGAATATCCCTAAGGCCTACCGGGGCTTTTCCTGTATATTTGCGCTGCTGGTCTGCGTCTCTACGCAGCTGACGAAGCAGCATTATATCATAGATGCGTTTGGAGGAATTGCGATAGCCGAACTGACTTACTGGCTGGCATTCCATACGCAGGCCTACCGCGGCCCAAAGCGGGTATTCGACTGGCTGTACAGGGGAATCTTTGACAGGCAGGGAAAAATAAGCAGGAAAGAAGGGGAAGCGTGA
- a CDS encoding transcription repressor NadR translates to MTGSDRRADIIQQIKESRTPVSGTKLALRYEVSRQVIVQDIALIRASGYDIISTNRGYILNAPKSVSRDFKVQHTDEQLEEELCAIVDLGGCVENVMINHRVYGHMEAVLGVNSRRKVAEFMEDIRSGKSSPLKNITSNYHYHRVSADSVETLDMIEEDLRQRGFLVPSDK, encoded by the coding sequence ATGACGGGTTCTGATAGAAGGGCGGATATTATCCAACAGATAAAGGAAAGCAGGACTCCGGTATCGGGAACGAAGCTGGCATTAAGATATGAGGTGAGCCGCCAGGTCATCGTACAGGATATCGCGCTGATCCGGGCTTCCGGCTATGATATTATATCTACTAACCGGGGGTATATTCTGAATGCCCCAAAGTCGGTGAGCCGGGATTTCAAGGTTCAGCATACGGATGAGCAGCTGGAGGAAGAACTGTGCGCCATCGTCGATCTGGGCGGATGCGTGGAGAATGTCATGATCAACCACCGGGTCTATGGCCATATGGAGGCAGTGCTTGGCGTGAATTCCAGAAGGAAGGTGGCAGAGTTCATGGAAGATATCCGCAGCGGCAAGTCAAGCCCTCTTAAGAATATTACTTCGAATTACCATTACCACCGTGTGAGCGCCGATAGCGTGGAGACGCTGGATATGATAGAAGAAGACTTGAGACAGCGGGGCTTTTTGGTTCCTAGTGACAAATAA
- the nadC gene encoding carboxylating nicotinate-nucleotide diphosphorylase, with product MNSITMTLQVDHLIREALREDISSEDVTTNAVMKEAAEGEVDLICKQDGIIAGLEVFGRVFELLDAKVRVELYCKDGDEVKKGQLMGKVKGDIRVLLSGERVALNYLQRMSGIATYTHSVAALLEGSGTKLLDTRKTTPNMRIFEKYAVRVGGGYNHRYNLSDGVLLKDNHIGAAGGVGKAVRMAKEYAPFVRKIEVEVENLNMVKEAVEAGADIIMLDNMSQEEMEEAIRIIDGCAETECSGNVTKENISRLTSLGVDYISSGALTHSAPILDISLKNLHVV from the coding sequence ATGAACAGTATCACGATGACCCTGCAGGTAGACCATCTGATCAGGGAGGCGCTAAGAGAAGACATTTCAAGCGAGGACGTTACGACGAATGCCGTAATGAAGGAAGCGGCAGAAGGAGAAGTAGATCTGATCTGCAAGCAGGATGGTATCATTGCAGGCCTGGAGGTATTTGGCAGGGTGTTTGAACTTCTGGATGCAAAGGTCAGGGTAGAACTTTACTGCAAGGATGGAGATGAAGTAAAGAAAGGCCAGCTTATGGGAAAGGTGAAGGGGGACATCCGTGTCCTGCTGTCCGGCGAACGGGTTGCACTTAACTATCTGCAGAGGATGAGCGGCATCGCCACCTATACCCATTCCGTGGCAGCGCTGCTGGAAGGCAGCGGGACGAAACTTCTGGATACCAGGAAGACGACTCCTAATATGAGGATCTTCGAAAAATATGCAGTCCGCGTAGGCGGCGGGTATAACCACCGCTACAACCTGTCAGACGGCGTCTTGCTCAAGGACAACCATATCGGAGCAGCAGGCGGCGTAGGAAAGGCAGTACGGATGGCAAAGGAGTATGCGCCTTTTGTGAGGAAGATAGAGGTGGAAGTAGAGAATCTTAATATGGTCAAGGAAGCGGTGGAAGCCGGCGCGGACATAATCATGCTGGATAATATGTCCCAGGAAGAGATGGAAGAGGCAATCCGCATCATAGACGGGTGCGCCGAGACGGAATGCTCAGGCAATGTGACGAAAGAGAATATCAGCCGCCTGACATCCCTGGGGGTTGATTATATTTCCAGCGGCGCATTGACCCATTCTGCTCCAATATTGGATATTTCTCTTAAGAACCTTCATGTAGTATAA
- a CDS encoding L-aspartate oxidase → MELNTDVVIIGSGVGGLFSALSLPADKKIVMITKSDLESSDSFLAQGGICVMRGLDDYDSYFEDTLKAGHYENRKEAVDIMIRGSQEIIKDLVGYGVEFEKEDGEFAYTREGAHSRPRILFHEDITGKEITGKLLAQVKKLNNVTIYEYTTMTDIIEENGRCSGIVAENSKGRVIIHAADTILASGGIGGRYKHSTNFPHLTGDALEIAGKHGIRMEHLDYVQIHPTTLYSTKPGRRFLISESVRGEGAVLYNKDKERFVNELLPRDVVTEAIHRQMEKDGTDYVWLSMEHIPREQILKHFPNIYQHCLEEGYDVTKECIPVVPAQHYFMGGIWVDLDSQTSMENLYAVGETSCNGVHGANRLASNSLLESMVFAKRAARKIGHAMEKEEAAQETA, encoded by the coding sequence ATGGAGTTAAATACAGATGTAGTTATCATCGGCAGCGGCGTGGGCGGGCTGTTTAGCGCTTTAAGCCTGCCGGCGGATAAGAAAATCGTGATGATAACGAAGTCGGACCTTGAAAGCAGCGATTCATTTCTGGCACAGGGAGGAATCTGCGTGATGCGGGGCTTGGATGACTATGACAGTTATTTTGAGGATACGCTGAAGGCAGGGCATTATGAGAACCGCAAAGAAGCGGTGGATATTATGATACGCGGTTCCCAGGAAATTATTAAGGACCTGGTGGGATATGGCGTGGAATTCGAAAAAGAGGACGGAGAATTCGCTTACACCAGAGAAGGCGCCCACTCAAGGCCACGCATACTGTTTCATGAAGATATCACAGGCAAGGAGATTACAGGCAAACTGCTTGCGCAAGTGAAAAAGTTAAATAACGTTACAATCTACGAGTATACGACGATGACGGACATCATAGAAGAGAATGGGCGATGCAGCGGCATTGTAGCAGAGAATTCTAAAGGAAGAGTGATCATCCATGCGGCGGATACGATACTGGCAAGCGGAGGGATTGGCGGAAGATACAAGCATTCTACGAACTTTCCGCATTTGACAGGGGATGCGCTTGAAATCGCAGGAAAGCATGGAATACGGATGGAACATCTGGACTATGTCCAGATCCACCCCACTACCTTGTATTCTACCAAGCCAGGGAGGCGATTCCTGATATCCGAGTCTGTAAGAGGAGAAGGGGCCGTTTTATATAATAAAGATAAAGAACGCTTCGTCAATGAACTGCTCCCAAGGGACGTGGTTACTGAAGCAATCCACAGACAGATGGAAAAGGATGGTACCGATTATGTATGGCTGTCTATGGAGCACATTCCCAGAGAGCAGATATTGAAGCATTTCCCGAATATATACCAGCACTGTCTGGAAGAAGGCTACGATGTGACAAAAGAATGCATACCGGTAGTTCCGGCCCAGCACTACTTCATGGGGGGCATCTGGGTAGATCTGGACAGCCAAACCAGCATGGAGAATCTGTATGCGGTGGGAGAGACCAGCTGCAACGGAGTGCACGGCGCCAACCGCCTGGCAAGCAATTCTCTCTTAGAGAGCATGGTATTTGCCAAGCGGGCAGCCAGAAAGATCGGACATGCTATGGAGAAGGAAGAAGCGGCGCAAGAGACGGCGTAA
- the nadA gene encoding quinolinate synthase NadA, translating into MDITEKIKKLKEEKNAVILAHYYVRPEVQEIADYIGDSFYLSKVAVGLKEQTIVFAGVSFMGESAKILNPGKTVLMPDASADCAMAHMADAQIISKMRDTYEDLAVVCYINSTAELKRHSDVCVTSANAVKIVKALPNKNIFFIPDRNLAHHVAEQVPEKNFVYNEGYCPVHEKMQIAEIKEAKRQHPEALILTHPECPEEIRKISDYVGSTSGIIAYAGKSENKEFIICTENGVRYELEKQNPEKRFYFTKTEPVCEDMKTITLEKILQVLENGDNEIHVDDELRKNSKKPLERMLELAK; encoded by the coding sequence ATGGATATCACGGAAAAGATTAAAAAGTTAAAAGAGGAAAAGAACGCGGTCATTCTGGCCCACTATTATGTCAGGCCCGAGGTGCAAGAGATTGCTGACTACATTGGGGACTCCTTCTATCTGAGCAAGGTGGCCGTAGGCCTAAAAGAACAGACCATTGTATTTGCCGGCGTGTCGTTCATGGGCGAGAGCGCCAAGATCCTGAATCCAGGAAAGACGGTCCTTATGCCGGATGCCTCGGCGGATTGTGCCATGGCGCATATGGCAGATGCCCAGATCATAAGCAAAATGCGGGATACATACGAGGATCTGGCAGTGGTGTGCTACATTAATTCAACGGCGGAACTGAAGCGGCATTCCGACGTATGCGTGACCTCTGCCAATGCGGTGAAGATCGTCAAAGCGCTGCCCAATAAGAATATTTTCTTTATCCCTGACAGGAATCTGGCACATCATGTGGCGGAACAAGTGCCGGAGAAGAATTTCGTCTATAATGAAGGATACTGTCCGGTACATGAGAAGATGCAGATCGCGGAGATAAAGGAAGCCAAGAGGCAGCACCCGGAGGCATTGATCTTGACACACCCTGAATGCCCGGAAGAGATCCGAAAGATATCGGATTATGTAGGAAGCACCTCCGGCATTATCGCATATGCAGGAAAGAGTGAAAATAAAGAATTTATCATCTGCACGGAAAATGGGGTACGCTATGAACTGGAAAAGCAGAACCCGGAAAAAAGGTTCTATTTTACGAAGACGGAGCCAGTCTGCGAAGATATGAAGACAATCACGCTGGAGAAGATCCTTCAGGTTCTGGAGAATGGGGACAATGAGATCCATGTAGACGACGAACTACGCAAGAACTCTAAAAAGCCGCTGGAAAGAATGCTGGAGCTGGCGAAATAG
- a CDS encoding ABC transporter ATP-binding protein: MNKAIEFKNIKKAYGSQVILENFDFSVEKGEFVTIIGSSGSGKTTVLKMANGLVKADAGDIFINGENIRDKDMIELRRNIGYAIQGSVLFPHMTVEQNISYVPNLLNKKDKKRTREALGKWMEIVGLEEELKERYPAELSGGQQQRVGIARALAASPDILLMDEPFGAVDEITRGQLQNELQRIYAQTHITILFVTHDISEALKLGTKVLVMDQGKIHQYDVPEQILRSPATEFVKQLVERKCRTCIRV, from the coding sequence ATGAATAAGGCGATTGAGTTTAAAAATATAAAAAAGGCGTATGGCAGCCAGGTGATTCTGGAGAATTTTGATTTTTCCGTGGAGAAGGGCGAATTCGTAACGATTATCGGCTCTTCCGGCTCGGGGAAGACGACGGTGCTTAAGATGGCCAATGGCCTCGTGAAAGCGGATGCCGGGGATATTTTTATCAATGGAGAGAATATCCGGGATAAGGATATGATAGAACTGCGGAGGAATATCGGATATGCGATACAAGGAAGCGTACTGTTCCCGCATATGACCGTGGAGCAGAATATATCCTATGTGCCGAATCTTCTGAATAAGAAGGATAAAAAGCGTACCAGAGAAGCACTGGGCAAATGGATGGAAATCGTTGGCCTGGAAGAAGAACTTAAGGAGCGGTATCCGGCGGAATTATCTGGAGGCCAGCAGCAAAGAGTTGGAATTGCAAGGGCCCTGGCTGCTTCCCCCGATATTCTTCTCATGGATGAGCCTTTTGGGGCAGTGGACGAGATTACCCGGGGCCAGCTTCAGAATGAATTGCAGAGAATCTATGCACAGACTCACATTACAATACTCTTTGTGACGCATGATATATCGGAGGCGCTGAAGCTTGGCACAAAAGTGCTGGTTATGGATCAGGGAAAGATCCATCAGTATGACGTGCCGGAACAGATTCTGAGGTCTCCTGCTACTGAGTTTGTAAAGCAGTTGGTAGAGCGGAAATGCAGAACTTGTATAAGAGTGTAA
- a CDS encoding glycine betaine ABC transporter substrate-binding protein encodes MLRDMCALFLERKEFFLKLLWEHLEISMISILIAIVLGGLVGILISEYQQSAKPAMGVINFLYTIPSISMLGFLIPFSGVGNMTAVIALTIYALLPMVRNTHTGITNVDAAILEAAKGMGSTRMQILFKIKLPLAMPVIMSGIRNMVTMTIALAGIASFIGAGGLGVAIYRGITTNNVEMTMVGSLLIALLALLMDFILGFIEKRMKKRTAKAKRTNHILAAIALLACLGIIVGSVFAGREKDTLKIATKPMTEQYILGEMLDIMIEQDTNMKVEVTQGVGGGTSNIQPGMEKGEFDLYPEYTGTGWNMVLKKDGLYNEDLFKDMQKEYKEKLDMQWDGMYGFNNTYGLAVRREVAEQYDLKTYSDLKDVASQLVFGAEYDFFEREDGYDALCKAYGLEFKSTMDMDIGLKYQALNQGKIDVMVIFTTDGQLSVSDAVVLEDDQHFYPSYLCGNVVRSEVLKKHPELKDVLKKLSGTISDQDMAQMNYAVESEGKEPRAVAEKFLQDAGLLK; translated from the coding sequence ATGTTAAGAGATATGTGCGCCTTGTTTTTGGAGCGAAAGGAATTCTTTTTAAAACTGCTCTGGGAGCATCTTGAAATCTCGATGATTTCTATATTGATCGCGATCGTTTTGGGTGGACTGGTAGGAATCCTGATCAGCGAATACCAGCAGTCGGCAAAGCCTGCTATGGGGGTCATTAACTTCCTGTACACGATTCCGTCCATATCCATGCTGGGCTTCTTGATACCGTTCTCAGGGGTAGGCAATATGACGGCTGTCATCGCGCTTACCATATACGCGCTGCTGCCTATGGTGCGCAATACGCATACGGGAATCACCAACGTGGACGCGGCGATACTGGAGGCCGCAAAGGGGATGGGTAGCACGAGAATGCAGATCCTGTTTAAGATCAAGCTGCCTCTTGCCATGCCGGTTATCATGTCCGGAATCCGTAATATGGTAACGATGACGATCGCGCTCGCCGGCATCGCTTCTTTTATAGGAGCGGGAGGACTTGGCGTGGCCATCTATAGAGGGATTACCACCAACAATGTGGAAATGACGATGGTGGGAAGTCTTCTGATTGCCCTGCTGGCCCTGCTTATGGATTTCATACTTGGATTTATTGAGAAGCGGATGAAGAAAAGAACGGCAAAAGCCAAAAGAACGAATCATATTCTTGCGGCTATTGCCCTATTGGCCTGCCTGGGAATCATTGTCGGGTCGGTATTTGCCGGCAGGGAGAAAGACACGCTTAAGATAGCCACGAAGCCAATGACAGAACAGTACATCCTGGGCGAGATGCTGGATATAATGATTGAGCAGGACACGAATATGAAGGTAGAGGTTACGCAAGGCGTTGGAGGCGGCACGTCCAATATCCAGCCGGGGATGGAAAAAGGAGAGTTCGATCTGTATCCGGAATATACAGGGACCGGATGGAATATGGTGCTGAAAAAAGACGGACTGTATAACGAGGATCTGTTTAAAGACATGCAGAAAGAATATAAAGAGAAACTGGATATGCAGTGGGATGGCATGTATGGATTCAACAATACCTACGGGCTGGCTGTCCGGCGGGAAGTTGCAGAGCAATATGATCTTAAGACCTATTCGGACTTAAAAGACGTAGCCAGTCAGCTGGTATTTGGGGCCGAATATGATTTCTTCGAGCGGGAAGACGGCTATGATGCCCTGTGCAAGGCCTACGGGCTGGAGTTTAAATCTACCATGGATATGGATATCGGGCTCAAATATCAAGCGCTGAACCAGGGGAAGATCGATGTCATGGTCATATTTACTACGGATGGGCAGCTGAGCGTGTCGGATGCCGTCGTGCTGGAAGACGACCAGCATTTCTATCCTTCCTATCTGTGCGGCAATGTAGTTCGAAGCGAGGTACTTAAAAAGCATCCGGAATTGAAAGATGTGCTGAAGAAACTGTCTGGAACCATCTCAGACCAGGATATGGCGCAGATGAATTACGCAGTGGAGTCTGAAGGAAAAGAGCCAAGAGCAGTAGCAGAGAAATTCTTGCAGGATGCAGGCCTTTTGAAGTGA
- a CDS encoding 4Fe-4S binding protein, which yields MELKDCLQILRDIKDVAFATVDDRGMPQVRIIDVMLVEDEKLYFCTARGKEFYHQLMVSGYTAITGMNQEYQMVRLNGRARRLEDQKKWIDRIFEENPSMRAVYPEDSRYVLEAFCIASGQVEFFDLGRTPIYRETFAMEDTKEEQKGYRITEACTGCGACLQACPQKCIEEGMPYKIRQEHCLHCGLCYEECPTGAIIKMGGTEC from the coding sequence ATGGAATTGAAAGATTGTCTTCAGATACTCAGAGATATAAAGGATGTGGCATTCGCAACGGTTGATGATAGAGGGATGCCTCAGGTGCGTATCATCGATGTTATGCTGGTGGAGGATGAGAAACTCTATTTTTGCACGGCAAGGGGCAAGGAATTCTATCATCAATTGATGGTTTCTGGATATACTGCTATTACAGGAATGAATCAGGAATACCAGATGGTCCGGCTAAACGGGAGAGCTAGAAGGCTGGAGGATCAGAAGAAATGGATCGACCGCATTTTTGAGGAGAATCCATCCATGCGAGCCGTATACCCGGAGGACAGCCGGTATGTGCTGGAAGCATTCTGCATAGCCAGCGGCCAGGTGGAATTCTTTGACCTGGGGAGAACGCCGATTTACCGTGAGACCTTCGCCATGGAAGACACAAAGGAGGAACAGAAGGGATATCGGATAACAGAAGCCTGCACAGGCTGCGGGGCATGCCTGCAGGCTTGCCCGCAGAAATGCATTGAGGAAGGGATGCCCTATAAGATTCGCCAGGAGCACTGCCTCCACTGCGGCCTGTGTTACGAAGAATGCCCGACTGGGGCTATCATCAAGATGGGAGGAACAGAATGTTAA
- a CDS encoding carbon-nitrogen hydrolase family protein, protein MEDFYPVVKVAAVQAAPEYLDRDATVEKACSLIDKAGSEGAKLVAFPEAFIPGYPWWIWFDEPAAGIPFFIKLYKNAVTVPGPAVQSLSEAAKRNGVYVCISVTEKDGASLYLTQLWFNPNGDLIGKHRKLKPSGAERYIWGEGDASMMPVFDTEIGRLGGLECWEHMVPANMMAMMKKNEQIHVQAWPSCFPQEEHLFSNYPLETGAKAYSIINQVYSVVASQIYTEQMRDMLCTTEKQREIMHPGYGMTMIVDPAGHVMSSVPRDEEGICYAEVDLTLLIGGKFLTDPAGHYSNQSLRLVIDENPRQPVTIVGKADDQSICYEELKRLAE, encoded by the coding sequence ATGGAAGATTTTTATCCTGTAGTAAAAGTAGCAGCCGTTCAGGCTGCACCAGAGTATCTGGACAGGGATGCGACGGTCGAGAAGGCCTGTTCGCTGATTGATAAGGCGGGGAGCGAAGGCGCGAAGCTGGTTGCATTTCCGGAAGCATTTATTCCCGGCTATCCTTGGTGGATCTGGTTTGATGAGCCGGCGGCAGGCATTCCGTTCTTTATTAAGCTGTATAAGAACGCCGTGACCGTTCCAGGGCCGGCAGTTCAAAGCCTATCGGAAGCGGCGAAGAGAAATGGCGTCTATGTCTGCATTTCCGTAACAGAGAAAGATGGAGCCTCCCTTTATCTGACCCAGCTATGGTTCAATCCTAACGGGGACTTGATCGGCAAGCACCGCAAGTTAAAGCCGTCCGGAGCAGAACGTTATATCTGGGGCGAGGGTGATGCCAGCATGATGCCGGTATTCGACACGGAGATTGGACGTCTGGGAGGTCTGGAGTGCTGGGAGCATATGGTTCCGGCCAATATGATGGCAATGATGAAGAAGAATGAGCAGATTCATGTACAGGCGTGGCCGTCCTGCTTCCCGCAGGAAGAGCACCTGTTCTCGAATTATCCGCTGGAGACGGGCGCAAAGGCCTATTCCATCATCAATCAGGTTTATTCAGTCGTGGCATCCCAGATCTACACGGAACAGATGCGGGATATGCTGTGCACTACGGAAAAACAGCGGGAGATCATGCATCCGGGATATGGGATGACTATGATCGTAGATCCGGCAGGCCATGTGATGTCCTCCGTCCCCAGGGATGAGGAAGGCATCTGCTATGCGGAGGTTGATCTGACCCTTCTGATCGGCGGAAAGTTCCTGACAGATCCGGCAGGCCATTACTCCAATCAAAGCCTGCGGCTGGTTATAGATGAGAATCCACGCCAGCCAGTGACCATAGTGGGAAAGGCGGACGATCAGTCGATCTGCTATGAGGAACTTAAGCGGTTGGCAGAATAG
- a CDS encoding L-lactate permease, with protein sequence MSLVLAVIPILIVLIGIIFLKKPAWIVALIGAGITFILAVTAFSGKIPAMAATAKSGVISALQVAFLVWGAFALLELMQVSTGMNRIKTTVSSLTKDRRVQIVLIAFCLGVFIEGATGNGAPAAILAPFLLGLGFEPLVAAAACLISNGVPPCFGGAGVPTIAGMSAITDQISLASIVAMTGRFLAVGCLLVPVVLLVVLYGRKSLKGMWGYLASVSICMGASMLLVTNFIGAELADLITGVVGVAASVAYLKLVGVKENEAYVNESDATFETSLTNFKAFLPYILLLILLPAVRFSFPLSALTKYGYATWIGAVIHLVVLISSCAMGCGSKFILCEKNAILKLIKPIITLCALYALANLMNSSGMISRIARFLADVAGGFYPAVSVIIGAIGAFITGSCLGSNKLFCMLHLEAASTLGINQFVAVTASSAGGSLGNMICPNNIIAVNATLELKNAEGAVFKRTIKAFLIMTAVYCVLAMVYAYILFPEFGL encoded by the coding sequence ATGTCCCTTGTTTTAGCAGTGATTCCCATTTTAATTGTACTGATCGGCATTATTTTTCTTAAGAAGCCGGCCTGGATTGTAGCGCTGATAGGCGCCGGAATCACATTCATTCTTGCGGTTACTGCTTTTTCAGGCAAGATCCCGGCGATGGCCGCCACCGCGAAAAGCGGGGTCATATCAGCCTTGCAGGTTGCATTCCTGGTATGGGGAGCATTCGCGCTGCTGGAACTGATGCAGGTCAGCACAGGCATGAACCGGATCAAGACGACAGTCAGTTCTTTGACCAAGGACAGGCGCGTGCAGATCGTCCTGATAGCTTTCTGCCTGGGGGTCTTTATTGAAGGTGCCACAGGAAACGGGGCACCAGCAGCCATACTGGCGCCATTTCTCCTGGGGCTGGGATTTGAGCCGCTTGTGGCAGCGGCGGCCTGCCTGATCAGCAATGGGGTGCCGCCTTGCTTTGGAGGAGCCGGAGTTCCCACGATTGCAGGCATGAGCGCGATAACAGACCAGATATCCCTGGCGTCTATCGTTGCCATGACAGGCAGATTCCTGGCAGTAGGCTGTCTGCTGGTTCCGGTGGTGCTGCTGGTGGTTCTATATGGAAGAAAAAGCCTGAAAGGCATGTGGGGATATCTGGCGTCCGTAAGCATATGCATGGGAGCTTCCATGCTGCTGGTGACGAATTTTATCGGAGCGGAACTTGCGGATCTGATTACCGGCGTAGTCGGGGTGGCCGCATCCGTGGCCTATTTAAAACTGGTAGGAGTCAAGGAGAATGAAGCCTATGTGAATGAGTCTGACGCAACGTTTGAGACCAGCCTGACAAACTTCAAGGCTTTCCTGCCTTACATACTATTATTGATCCTCTTGCCGGCGGTAAGATTCAGCTTTCCTCTGTCAGCCTTGACAAAATATGGCTATGCCACATGGATTGGAGCGGTAATTCATCTGGTAGTCCTGATTAGCTCATGCGCGATGGGGTGCGGCAGCAAATTCATCTTATGTGAGAAAAATGCGATTCTCAAGCTGATCAAGCCGATTATTACGCTATGTGCGCTGTATGCATTGGCTAACCTGATGAACAGTTCAGGAATGATATCCAGAATTGCCAGGTTTCTGGCAGACGTGGCAGGTGGCTTTTATCCGGCAGTATCTGTTATAATAGGAGCAATCGGAGCATTTATCACAGGCTCCTGCCTGGGCTCCAACAAACTATTCTGCATGCTGCACCTGGAGGCGGCATCCACGCTTGGCATCAACCAGTTTGTAGCGGTGACAGCCAGCAGCGCCGGAGGGTCTCTTGGCAATATGATATGTCCGAATAATATCATTGCGGTCAACGCCACATTGGAACTAAAAAATGCAGAAGGGGCGGTATTTAAGCGGACCATCAAGGCATTTCTGATTATGACGGCTGTCTACTGCGTGCTGGCTATGGTCTATGCATACATACTTTTCCCGGAATTCGGATTGTAA
- a CDS encoding malate dehydrogenase: MKLGVIGGAGRLGATTAFCVGLRDCVDEIKLMDVKENFAAANVMDMSQAFLPVGRTKVSLARDYSAFSDCDIILSAAAKPFSKDIKDRAQELQMNVEIIRPICEQLKKYCKPTTVVIISANPVDVFVYIYQKLLGWDKKQFLGLAGNDTIRLKWAVAMATGKEYSNIGAACIGEHGGGAIRLYESMTYGEVPLKLTEEQQAQAEKECADWFGHWTDLETGTTTGYTSGVTMSMMIESIAKDGDLIIPCSTPLCDQMGYDSCAMGLPVKLGKGGVKEVIIPALTPERKEELNKVADKISEMIAQAGY; this comes from the coding sequence ATGAAACTTGGAGTAATCGGAGGAGCAGGGCGTCTGGGAGCAACCACAGCCTTTTGCGTAGGACTTAGAGATTGTGTGGATGAAATCAAATTGATGGATGTAAAGGAGAACTTTGCAGCAGCCAACGTTATGGACATGAGTCAGGCGTTCCTTCCGGTGGGAAGAACGAAGGTATCGCTGGCAAGGGATTATTCGGCTTTCTCGGATTGCGACATTATTCTCAGCGCGGCGGCCAAGCCATTTTCCAAGGATATTAAGGACAGAGCGCAGGAACTGCAGATGAATGTGGAGATTATCAGGCCCATATGCGAGCAGTTGAAGAAATATTGCAAGCCCACTACGGTAGTCATTATTTCAGCCAATCCGGTTGACGTGTTCGTATATATCTACCAGAAGCTTCTGGGCTGGGATAAGAAACAGTTCCTGGGACTGGCAGGCAATGATACCATCCGGCTGAAGTGGGCGGTAGCGATGGCGACCGGGAAAGAATATTCGAATATCGGGGCCGCCTGTATCGGAGAGCATGGAGGAGGCGCGATCCGGCTCTATGAGTCCATGACATATGGAGAAGTTCCCCTGAAACTTACCGAGGAGCAGCAGGCACAGGCAGAAAAGGAGTGTGCGGACTGGTTCGGGCATTGGACGGATCTTGAGACAGGTACGACGACCGGCTATACGTCAGGCGTGACAATGTCCATGATGATCGAGTCCATTGCCAAGGACGGCGATCTCATCATTCCATGCTCTACGCCTCTGTGCGACCAGATGGGATATGACAGCTGTGCCATGGGGCTTCCGGTGAAACTGGGTAAAGGAGGAGTTAAGGAAGTGATCATTCCGGCTCTTACGCCGGAGAGAAAGGAAGAATTAAATAAGGTTGCGGATAAGATAAGCGAGATGATAGCCCAGGCCGGTTATTAA